The Streptomyces phaeolivaceus genome has a window encoding:
- a CDS encoding DUF3180 domain-containing protein produces MKELRIRTLAAVFVVAGVLSWAGARLWNSVGTLPSVPLAAPIVLALIAAVLTATALSLRNRLKAQRERRPDAKGVEPLMAARAVVFGQASALVAALVAGMYGGVGVFLLEYLDVPARRDQAIYAGFSVLAAIGVIVAAFFLERVCKLPEDDDTGGGGAARAT; encoded by the coding sequence GTGAAAGAGCTGCGCATCAGGACGCTGGCCGCGGTGTTCGTCGTGGCGGGGGTGCTGTCCTGGGCCGGGGCCAGGCTGTGGAACTCGGTGGGCACGCTGCCGAGCGTCCCGCTGGCCGCCCCCATCGTGCTCGCCCTGATCGCCGCCGTCCTGACGGCCACCGCGCTGTCCCTGCGGAACCGGCTCAAGGCCCAGCGGGAGCGCCGGCCCGACGCCAAGGGCGTGGAGCCGCTGATGGCCGCCCGCGCGGTCGTCTTCGGCCAGGCCAGCGCCCTGGTCGCCGCGCTCGTCGCCGGGATGTACGGCGGCGTCGGTGTCTTCCTCCTGGAGTACCTGGACGTCCCGGCCCGCCGCGACCAGGCCATCTACGCCGGGTTCTCCGTCCTCGCCGCCATCGGCGTCATAGTGGCCGCCTTCTTCCTGGAGCGGGTGTGCAAGCTCCCGGAGGACGACGACACGGGCGGTGGCGGGGCGGCGCGGGCGACGTGA
- a CDS encoding phosphatidylglycerol lysyltransferase domain-containing protein: protein MSGGVPVRSDRSNRLPASAVRRGYGAVRGALNGPRPEAVPALVARACTLVGLVDIAAGVFPRFRNSRMHTLAEVLPGALGPFAAALSLSTGVLLLLLAHGLRRRKRRAWRAAVILLPAGAIAQFTYRHSLVGVLVSLALLIPLVRHRDEFRALPDPTSRWRALANFVLMGAGSIVLGLLVVSAHPGRMVGDPSLADRLEHVIYGLFGFEGPVDYAGTTSWTVAFSLGALGLLTALTTVYLAFRPEHPAARLTDDDEVRLRALLDRHGGRDSLGHFALRRDKAVVFSPSGKAAVTYRVVSGVMLASGDPIGDVEAWPGAIERFMDEAKAHSWTPAVMGCSETGAEVWTRETGLDALELGDEAVVDVADFSLAGRAMRNVRQMVKRIERLGYETRVRRVRDLGEAELERIRRAAEDWRGTDTERGFSMALGRIGDPADGDCLIATAHRIEGVARSASGRVVVGDGWADEVPGAYGDLKAVLHFVPWGPDGASLDLMRRDRSADPGMNELLIVAALQAAPRLGVAHVSLNFAMFRAALARGEKIGAGPVLRAWRGLLVFLSRWFQIESLYKFNAKFRPRWEPRFVVYATSRDLPRISLAAMRAEGFVSLALPRALRRRAKPPAPCAHTVRSASNAV, encoded by the coding sequence ATGTCGGGTGGGGTTCCGGTCCGGTCGGACCGATCGAACCGCCTCCCGGCGAGCGCCGTCCGGCGCGGCTACGGCGCCGTGCGCGGCGCACTGAACGGCCCGCGCCCCGAGGCCGTGCCCGCCCTGGTCGCCAGGGCCTGCACGCTCGTCGGACTCGTGGACATCGCCGCGGGGGTGTTCCCCCGCTTCCGGAACAGCCGTATGCACACCCTGGCCGAGGTGCTCCCGGGGGCGCTCGGCCCGTTCGCCGCGGCCCTCTCGCTGAGCACGGGGGTTCTGCTGCTCCTGCTCGCGCACGGTCTGCGCCGACGCAAGCGGCGGGCCTGGCGCGCGGCCGTGATCCTGCTCCCGGCCGGGGCGATCGCCCAGTTCACCTACCGGCACTCGCTCGTCGGTGTCCTCGTCTCGCTCGCGCTGCTGATCCCGCTGGTGCGCCACCGCGACGAGTTCCGCGCCCTGCCCGACCCGACCAGCCGCTGGCGGGCGCTCGCCAACTTCGTGCTGATGGGCGCCGGTTCGATCGTGCTCGGTCTGCTGGTGGTCAGCGCGCATCCCGGCCGGATGGTCGGCGACCCGAGCCTCGCCGACCGGCTCGAACACGTCATCTACGGCCTGTTCGGCTTCGAGGGGCCGGTGGACTACGCCGGCACCACGTCCTGGACGGTCGCCTTCTCCCTCGGCGCCCTCGGTCTGCTGACCGCCCTCACGACCGTCTATCTGGCCTTCCGCCCCGAACACCCGGCGGCCCGGCTCACCGACGACGACGAGGTACGGCTGCGGGCCCTGCTCGACCGGCACGGCGGCCGGGACTCCCTCGGCCACTTCGCGCTCCGCCGCGACAAGGCGGTCGTCTTCTCCCCCAGCGGCAAGGCGGCGGTGACGTACCGGGTCGTCTCCGGTGTGATGCTGGCCAGCGGCGACCCGATCGGCGACGTCGAGGCCTGGCCCGGCGCGATCGAACGCTTCATGGACGAGGCGAAGGCGCACTCCTGGACCCCGGCCGTGATGGGCTGTTCGGAGACCGGTGCGGAGGTCTGGACCCGGGAGACCGGCCTGGACGCCCTCGAACTGGGGGACGAGGCGGTGGTGGACGTCGCGGATTTCTCCCTCGCCGGACGCGCGATGCGCAACGTGCGTCAAATGGTGAAGCGCATCGAGCGGCTCGGCTACGAGACCCGGGTCCGGCGCGTCCGTGACCTCGGCGAGGCGGAGCTGGAGCGGATCCGCCGCGCCGCCGAGGACTGGCGCGGCACCGACACCGAGCGCGGCTTCTCCATGGCGCTCGGCCGCATCGGCGACCCGGCCGACGGCGACTGCCTCATCGCCACGGCGCACAGAATCGAAGGGGTGGCGCGGAGCGCCTCAGGCAGGGTGGTGGTGGGAGACGGGTGGGCGGACGAGGTCCCGGGTGCGTACGGCGATCTGAAGGCCGTGCTCCACTTCGTGCCCTGGGGCCCGGACGGCGCCTCCCTGGACCTGATGCGCCGCGACCGCTCCGCCGACCCCGGGATGAACGAACTCCTCATCGTCGCGGCCCTCCAGGCGGCCCCCCGGCTGGGCGTCGCGCACGTCTCCCTGAACTTCGCGATGTTCCGCGCGGCCCTGGCGCGCGGCGAGAAGATCGGCGCGGGACCGGTCCTGCGCGCCTGGCGCGGGCTGCTGGTCTTCCTCTCCCGCTGGTTCCAGATCGAGTCGCTGTACAAGTTCAACGCGAAGTTCCGCCCGCGGTGGGAGCCCCGCTTCGTCGTCTACGCCACCTCACGCGACCTGCCCCGCATCAGCCTCGCGGCGATGCGGGCCGAGGGCTTCGTGAGCCTCGCCCTGCCCCGCGCACTGCGCCGCCGCGCGAAGCCCCCGGCGCCGTGCGCGCATACGGTGCGCTCCGCGAGCAACGCCGTTTGA